Proteins from one Leptospira wolffii serovar Khorat str. Khorat-H2 genomic window:
- the ptsP gene encoding phosphoenolpyruvate--protein phosphotransferase, which yields MNGGKRITYQGIVAFPGRFYGRAVKVGTKRRHLAHGAYIHDSQKKEELAKLAKALESSKIELKGILVQLKARPEDKELKEILETQVTITEDPGLQDSYKERILEYNENAFLAVQNTINELTDKFARLDNPFFRERSDHFQDISNRILENLLDKKEEVSFLADQSEDVILIARQLTPSQMILMDKTRIRGIATDLGGKTGHMAILARNYGIPTVVGLKEFYRNVNDFEYVFLDADTGQMVRNPTIEEVKYYGASSPINTEQKSPKKKKAVSKDGIRIRLKCNLESDTDCDIAKKADVDGVGLFRSESLFLKYQDKNVSGEEQYLAYKRIAEGMDPNPVYIRTFDIGADKFSTGEFEENPFLGNRGIRYSLQNPEWFKEQLTAILRASAYGNLSILLPMVTGLVEIRKTKELLEDCKKELSVQKEKFNKKIKIGVMVETPSAVSSMDVLAREVDFFSVGTNDLLQYLMAVDRNNVNVSNLYNPFHISFLRTLAQIVDTAWKYEKPLSICGEIASDTNFTILLFGLGFRELSVALPFVASIRNILGSVGLKQATYLVKKVMELSENEDYDAIEAFLFSKHLEG from the coding sequence ATGAACGGCGGAAAAAGAATCACTTACCAGGGAATTGTAGCTTTTCCCGGCAGATTTTACGGCCGTGCGGTCAAAGTCGGAACCAAAAGAAGGCATTTGGCCCACGGAGCCTATATCCACGACTCCCAAAAAAAAGAGGAATTAGCCAAACTCGCCAAAGCTCTGGAATCCTCCAAAATCGAATTAAAGGGAATTTTAGTCCAACTCAAGGCCCGTCCCGAAGATAAGGAGCTGAAAGAAATACTGGAAACGCAGGTGACCATCACCGAGGACCCAGGTTTACAGGATTCGTATAAGGAAAGAATTTTAGAATATAATGAAAATGCATTTCTAGCCGTACAGAATACCATCAACGAACTTACGGACAAATTCGCAAGGCTCGACAATCCGTTCTTTCGGGAAAGGTCGGATCATTTTCAGGACATCTCCAACCGTATTTTAGAGAACCTTCTGGATAAAAAGGAAGAAGTCTCCTTTCTAGCGGATCAATCCGAAGACGTAATACTCATCGCAAGGCAGCTCACCCCGTCCCAAATGATTCTGATGGACAAGACCCGTATCCGCGGAATCGCCACGGACCTAGGAGGCAAAACAGGTCATATGGCCATTCTTGCCAGAAACTACGGAATACCTACCGTTGTCGGCCTAAAGGAATTTTATAGAAACGTAAACGACTTCGAATACGTTTTTTTGGATGCGGATACCGGACAGATGGTACGGAACCCGACCATCGAAGAGGTGAAATATTACGGCGCCTCCTCCCCCATCAATACGGAGCAAAAATCTCCCAAGAAAAAAAAGGCGGTCAGTAAGGACGGAATTCGCATCCGCTTAAAATGCAATCTGGAATCGGACACGGATTGCGATATCGCAAAGAAAGCGGACGTAGACGGAGTCGGTTTATTCCGATCCGAATCCTTGTTTTTGAAATACCAGGACAAAAACGTTTCCGGTGAGGAACAATATCTGGCGTACAAACGGATCGCGGAAGGCATGGATCCGAATCCGGTTTATATACGCACCTTCGATATTGGAGCGGATAAGTTTTCCACGGGAGAATTCGAGGAGAATCCTTTTCTAGGAAACCGGGGAATCCGTTATAGTCTCCAAAATCCCGAATGGTTCAAGGAACAATTGACCGCAATACTCAGAGCTTCCGCCTACGGAAACTTAAGTATCCTTCTCCCTATGGTCACGGGCCTTGTGGAAATTCGCAAGACCAAGGAATTACTGGAGGATTGCAAAAAAGAGCTCTCCGTTCAAAAAGAGAAATTCAACAAAAAGATCAAAATCGGAGTCATGGTGGAGACTCCCTCTGCGGTTTCCTCCATGGACGTGTTAGCTCGGGAAGTGGATTTCTTTTCCGTAGGAACAAACGACCTTCTCCAATATCTGATGGCAGTGGATAGAAACAACGTGAACGTTTCCAATCTCTACAATCCTTTCCATATTTCCTTTCTAAGAACTCTCGCACAAATCGTGGATACCGCTTGGAAATACGAGAAGCCCTTGAGTATCTGCGGAGAAATCGCTTCGGATACTAACTTTACGATTTTATTATTCGGTCTGGGATTTCGGGAATTATCCGTGGCCCTACCTTTCGTCGCGTCCATCCGGAATATTTTAGGATCCGTCGGACTGAAACAGGCGACCTATTTGGTGAAAAAGGTGATGGAACTCTCGGAGAACGAAGACTACGACGCGATCGAAGCCTTCTTATTCAGCAAACACCTAGAGGGATGA
- the lpxC gene encoding UDP-3-O-acyl-N-acetylglucosamine deacetylase — translation MNPTEYKKTLKETVRIKGIGLHSGKEVNLIAHPAPAGTGIVFEYRKGEDKASIPVELSNVVDTSNATTLGDGLHRVQTVEHLMAAVFSVGITDMILEIDSVEVPIMDGSSLPFLEAFESTGYTEFEDRIEPIYVKNPMWVVDGDKYLVILPSEQWKVTYTIDFPHPLLKGQNITINLDRNILKEEILPARTFGFLKDVEALQARGLAMGGSLDNAIVLTQDGYLNESLRYENECVRHKILDLVGDLSIAGRPIIGHYLASKAGHALDISMAKLVMSSETGNELGKYKSRRIPLFKRKTAAV, via the coding sequence ATGAATCCTACAGAATACAAAAAGACGCTTAAAGAAACGGTTAGAATTAAGGGAATAGGACTACATTCCGGTAAAGAAGTAAATCTGATCGCCCACCCGGCTCCCGCCGGAACCGGGATCGTTTTCGAATATCGAAAAGGAGAGGATAAGGCCTCCATTCCCGTCGAGTTGAGTAACGTGGTGGATACGAGTAATGCCACCACCTTGGGAGACGGACTCCATCGAGTCCAAACGGTGGAGCACTTAATGGCGGCCGTTTTCTCAGTGGGAATCACGGATATGATCCTGGAGATCGATTCCGTAGAAGTTCCCATTATGGACGGATCTTCCCTCCCCTTCTTAGAAGCCTTCGAATCCACCGGATATACGGAATTCGAGGATAGAATCGAACCGATCTACGTTAAAAACCCTATGTGGGTTGTAGACGGGGACAAATACCTTGTCATACTTCCTTCCGAACAATGGAAAGTCACCTATACAATCGATTTCCCCCACCCTCTTCTCAAGGGCCAAAACATCACAATCAATCTGGACCGCAATATTCTCAAGGAGGAGATCCTTCCCGCTAGAACCTTCGGTTTCCTAAAAGACGTAGAAGCTCTCCAAGCAAGAGGTCTGGCAATGGGAGGATCTTTGGACAACGCGATCGTTCTTACACAGGACGGATACCTGAACGAATCCCTTCGCTATGAAAACGAATGCGTCCGACACAAAATCCTGGATTTAGTCGGAGACCTTTCTATCGCCGGTCGGCCTATAATCGGGCATTACCTGGCTTCTAAGGCGGGCCACGCACTGGATATTTCCATGGCCAAACTCGTAATGAGTTCCGAGACAGGAAACGAACTGGGCAAATACAAAAGCCGTCGTATTCCTCTTTTCAAAAGAAAGACCGCTGCGGTTTAA
- a CDS encoding TIGR00266 family protein, with protein MQYQITHKPSFSLLKLRLGPGQSIKSEAGAMVYMSSRMQVETKMGSGFLSALGRKFFGGESFFFNTYTAPAEGGEIGIAPDLPGDIVELDLNGKSIFVQSGSYLASDSGIQVKSKFGGLRSLLGGEGLFLLEVFGTGRVFLSSYGSIVPIRVEGAYTVDTGHIVAFENSLQFSVGKAGGSWKSTFFSGEGLVANFNGQGTIWIQSRVPSGFIGWLTRLLPH; from the coding sequence ATGCAATACCAGATTACTCATAAGCCTTCATTCTCCTTATTGAAACTTCGGTTGGGACCGGGTCAATCCATTAAATCGGAAGCGGGAGCCATGGTATATATGAGTTCCCGGATGCAGGTGGAAACGAAAATGGGGAGCGGCTTTCTTTCCGCTCTCGGGAGAAAATTCTTCGGAGGAGAATCCTTCTTTTTTAATACTTACACCGCTCCCGCGGAAGGAGGAGAGATCGGAATCGCTCCGGACTTGCCCGGTGATATCGTAGAGTTGGATCTGAACGGTAAAAGCATTTTCGTACAATCGGGTTCTTATCTGGCTTCCGATTCCGGTATACAAGTGAAATCCAAATTCGGAGGACTTCGCTCTCTTCTAGGAGGCGAAGGATTGTTTTTACTCGAAGTTTTCGGAACCGGTAGAGTATTCCTAAGTTCCTACGGTTCCATCGTTCCCATTCGGGTAGAAGGAGCTTACACAGTGGATACTGGGCATATCGTTGCCTTCGAAAATTCTCTTCAGTTTTCGGTAGGCAAGGCAGGCGGAAGTTGGAAATCCACTTTCTTTAGCGGAGAAGGTTTGGTAGCGAATTTCAACGGGCAGGGAACGATTTGGATACAGAGCAGAGTCCCGTCCGGTTTCATCGGCTGGCTGACCAGGCTTCTGCCTCATTGA
- a CDS encoding SDR family oxidoreductase, which yields MKHVLITGANRGIGLELAVQFSEKKYSVIAACRKASESLRRLGVKIFEGLDLSQPQSFESLSRFLSGTKLDLLVNNAGILIPDNWESVDFTEVETQILVNAVGPLQLTRTLLPKMETGGKIVFLTSRMGSIADNHSGAYYGYRMSKAALNAGAVSLARDLAPRKIWVGIFHPGMVATEMTGRQGISPQEAAAGLISQIENLNKERSGRFFHQSGEELPW from the coding sequence ATGAAACATGTTTTGATCACCGGCGCAAATCGCGGAATCGGTTTGGAGCTCGCAGTCCAATTCTCCGAAAAAAAATATTCGGTAATCGCCGCCTGCCGTAAGGCCTCCGAATCCTTACGCAGATTAGGAGTGAAAATTTTCGAAGGACTAGATTTAAGCCAACCCCAAAGCTTCGAATCCTTATCCAGATTCTTAAGCGGAACCAAGCTCGACCTTCTCGTAAATAATGCAGGCATACTAATCCCGGACAATTGGGAAAGTGTGGATTTCACGGAAGTGGAAACCCAGATTTTAGTGAATGCGGTCGGCCCCTTACAACTCACTCGTACCCTTCTTCCCAAGATGGAAACGGGAGGAAAGATCGTATTTCTCACAAGCAGAATGGGCTCCATAGCGGACAATCATTCGGGAGCCTATTACGGCTATAGAATGTCCAAGGCGGCTTTGAATGCGGGAGCAGTTTCCCTGGCCCGAGACCTAGCTCCTCGAAAAATCTGGGTGGGCATCTTCCATCCAGGAATGGTTGCGACAGAAATGACCGGTAGGCAGGGAATTTCCCCCCAAGAAGCGGCCGCAGGACTCATATCTCAGATCGAAAATCTAAATAAAGAAAGGTCCGGAAGATTCTTCCATCAAAGCGGGGAAGAATTACCATGGTAA